A window of the Bdellovibrio sp. ZAP7 genome harbors these coding sequences:
- a CDS encoding TIGR02147 family protein, whose protein sequence is MTETSLPSIYSFKDYKKYLQKWIEVHPMKGRGILSAMAKSLRTQTSFLSQVISGELNFSSEQALDLAAYLKLSESETDYLLLMVAYARAGSASLRARLKKQVETAKELGMKERVKSDITYVLSEQDQQIYYSAWYYSVIHIAATLPSLRNAKAIAHKLGLSVSLVENVLEFLLAKDLVRKDKDGHLTFGNSRLHLDWNSPLQVRNHSNYRMLTMNSVDKGIKLEDLHYSSVVSLANEDYQNIRDTISHMIRDARLKIRESEPAEELVCFAVDFFRIGKLD, encoded by the coding sequence ATGACCGAAACATCCTTACCCAGTATCTACTCATTTAAAGACTACAAAAAATATCTGCAAAAGTGGATTGAGGTCCATCCTATGAAAGGGAGGGGGATTTTGTCAGCGATGGCAAAATCCTTGCGCACACAAACTTCGTTTTTATCGCAGGTGATTTCCGGAGAGTTGAATTTTAGTAGTGAGCAGGCGCTGGATCTGGCTGCCTATTTAAAACTTTCGGAATCAGAAACAGACTATCTATTATTGATGGTCGCCTATGCTCGCGCAGGCTCGGCAAGTCTTCGCGCACGACTTAAGAAGCAAGTTGAGACAGCTAAAGAATTGGGAATGAAAGAGCGAGTAAAATCCGACATCACCTATGTGCTATCTGAGCAAGATCAACAGATCTATTACAGTGCCTGGTATTACTCTGTGATTCACATTGCCGCGACGCTGCCGTCATTGAGAAATGCAAAGGCGATCGCGCACAAGTTGGGGCTTTCAGTTTCTTTGGTGGAAAATGTTTTGGAGTTTTTATTGGCGAAAGATCTGGTTAGAAAAGACAAAGATGGCCATCTGACTTTCGGCAACAGTCGCTTGCATCTTGATTGGAACTCGCCGCTGCAGGTTCGTAATCATTCTAATTATCGCATGCTGACTATGAACAGTGTTGATAAGGGAATTAAGTTGGAAGATCTCCATTATTCTTCGGTCGTATCGTTGGCGAATGAGGACTATCAAAATATACGCGATACGATTAGCCATATGATTCGTGATGCCCGATTGAAAATTCGCGAATCCGAGCCCGCAGAAGAATTGGTTTGTTTTGCTGTGGATTTCTTTAGAATCGGAAAATTAGATTAG